A part of Xenopus tropicalis strain Nigerian chromosome 4, UCB_Xtro_10.0, whole genome shotgun sequence genomic DNA contains:
- the myoc gene encoding myocilin: protein MGSLALHIVVALWVAQGISGQFRRTSDGSGQCTYSFTVPSATEGGCTEPAQAKAAIQDLQREVSVRHKEMEGLQIRLGLLEKLVNRLLGGEGLVKPSLGPQAGADLQLEVQKLRMEKDEWEGQRGSLEMAYADLLKEKESLEEEKQQLSQRLERDVQGQCPQVPGSSRAQAADSSKTRVPDTSRVKDQQAPSRQVSRWGADPVGYQELKSELTALPASRMIPETQSTNHSSETIRADGACGELTWIGEPTTYRKADNIAGKYGVWMKDPKPLAPYTLDTVWRVNTVGADIRQVFEYENIDQLIKGYPGKVYVLPRSMESNGAVVYKGSLYYPRRKSRILVKYDFKTESVAVQREIPNAGYQGQYPYSWGGYTDIDLAVDEVGLWVIYSTEKAKGSIVLSLLDSESLEVKQSWETQIRKQSVANAFMICGTLYTVGSYSSSSTTVNFAFDTSTGVQRPVGIPFKNQYGYASMIDYNPTEKKIYGWDNFNMVAYDVRLSKM, encoded by the exons ATGGGGTCTCTTGCCCTACATATCGTTGTGGCACTCTGGGTGGCACAAGGAATCAGCGGGCAGTTTAGAAGAACCAGTGATGGAAGTGGGCAATGTACTTACTCTTTCACTGTGCCCAGCGCTACAGAGGGCGGATGTACAGAGCCGGCGCAAGCTAAGGCTGCTATCCAGGACCTGCAGCGGGAGGTGTCGGTCAGGCACAAGGAGATGGAGGGTCTGCAGATCAGGCTTGGCTTGCTAGAGAAGCTAGTCAATCGCCTCCTAGGGGGAGAGGGGCTGGTGAAGCCAAGCCTAGGGCCACAAGCCGGGGCAGATCTTCAGCTGGAGGTGCAGAAGCTGAGGATGGAAAAAGATGAATGGGAAGGGCAGAGAGGCAGTCTGGAGATGGCATATGCTGATCTACTCAAAGAGAAGGAATCTTTGGAAGAGGAAAAGCAGCAGCTCAGCCAGAGACTGGAGAGAGATGTTCAGGGGCAATGCCCCCAGGTTCCAGGCAGCTCTAGGGCACAGGCTGCAGACAGCTCTAAGACTCGGGTTCCAGACACCTCTAGGGTAAAGGACCAGCAAGCGCCTTCAAGGCAAG TGTCCAGATGGGGTGCTGATCCAGTGGGATACCAGGAACTAAAGTCAGAGCTAACAGCACTTCCAGCATCACGGATGATCCCAGAAACCCAGTCGACGAACCACAGTTCAGAAACTATAAGAGCCGATG GAGCTTGTGGTGAACTTACCTGGATTGGAGAACCAACAACTTACAGGAAAGCTGATAACATAGCTGGAAAGTATGGAGTATGGATGAAGGATCCAAAGCCATTGGCTCCATATACGCTGGACACTGTCTGGAGGGTGAACACTGTAGGGGCAGATATCCGTCAGGTTTTTGAATATGAAAATATTGATCAATTAATTAAGGGCTACCCAGGCAAGGTCTATGTTCTTCCACGCTCAATGGAAAGCAACGGAGCTGTTGTTTATAAGGGTTCCCTATACTATCCGCGTCGGAAATCTAGAATACTTGTAAAGTATGACTTTAAGACAGAGTCTGTTGCTGTCCAGAGGGAGATTCCGAATGCAGGGTATCAGGGCCAATACCCTTACTCTTGGGGTGGCTACACTGACATTGACCTTGCTGTTGATGAGGTTGGTCTGTGGGTTATCTATAGCACAGAAAAGGCTAAAGGGTCCATAGTTTTATCTCTTCTAGACTCGGAATCCCTTGAGGTCAAACAGAGCTGGGAGACCCAAATTCGCAAGCAGTCAGTGGCTAATGCATTTATGATCTGTGGCACCCTATACACTGTTGGAAGCTATTCCTCCTCAAGTACTACAGTCAACTTTGCTTTTGACACCAGCACAGGGGTTCAGCGTCCAGTTGGCATACCCTTTAAGAATCAGTATGGCTATGCCAGCATGATTGATTACAACCCAACAGAGAAGAAAATATATGGTTGGGACAACTTCAACATGGTGGCCTATGATGTGAGGTTGtccaaaatgtga